The window atgagtcattaacaaacttgacatataacaagtggcgttattaaagtagaatttcattgtgaatgaggttatagacttatatttttcctttcttttgaatgatttacttaagttatgttgaaacttacttatgtaatgttggaatttgacataagagtattatgttaaactttttcttttggattttgaatttaggttatattttgaattttaagttatttgctttcacattgcatgttgtttatttttcacttgcatttgatggatttttttgTGTCCAACATTTGAATAATattatgacattatatttataaatattatatttttatcaaACATCTAATCCATGACGTcctaaaaaaaaaagtcttcttttaagttttataattaattaaaattaaatactattaatttgaaaaaaatatatatccattatttttttacaatattagttataaatatatgattagtaattaatatattttcaagaaacaatgtgttattaaataactaatttaatatcatttataaggcaaacattttttaaatattaattttaaattttttataattaaattttatttttaaattaaactaactgtgtcaTTACACTTGtacaaccaaacaacacgcttgtaattacactgtaattacgttatgacaaacaaacaggtcgttgtaattacactactgtgtaattactaccctggtaattacaccaattccaattacccggtggctttccaaacaggcccagAAAGGatgtaaaatgatcaatgacaaGCAAGGAAAATTAAGGAATTTGGACTTAGGATTCAATTAGTCTCAAAATCCAATGTATCGCCTAATCCTTACAAATTAATCCTATGACAATGTGAATAGTCTTAAAAATCAATTACCCAATAGCACCCTTCAACGACTACCACATTTTTGGCTAACCACTAATTGTTCCTCAACACATTAACGAGTCTATCCTAACCAATTCTCTCCAATCCAACTCACTAATCGTTCCTCAACACATTAGCGAGTCTATCCTAACTAATTCTCTCGAATCCAACTTAAAAACGTTAAGCGCATTCTAACTTTAGACAACAAGATGAAAGAATTATCTCTAACCTCAATTCATTAGACTAGGGTTAATAGATTTCTCTAATTATCCTAGAATCTTGCTAATTAATCTAAATTCTACCTTAAGTTTTTCTCTTGGATTTAATTAAGGGAAATATCCTAGGATTAGCTACTCCCTTTGAAAACAATACAAAGCAAGATCAATCAAATAAATAAAAGATTTATCCATAATTAACTAGTAATTGATTAATAAAAAATCTCCCAGAGTTTAATCAAAACCCTATTCATGAAGTTATCCCTAAAATCATGTCCATAATCAGGAATTAAGACTAAATACACCATGAAATATTCATTACATAGcatggaattaaaaaaaaaaaaaaaaaaggagtaaaatggtttaagaaatgctcaatcAAAATCTCCAATCCTTCAATCATAGGGTGTAACTTGTTCCCTAAGCTTGGAATTTAGCAATAGATACTAATAAAATTGTTCAAATGTTGTATTTATACTTCTTTGTCTCTTCCAATATTCAGGTTAGTAATTGATTGGTAACTAACTATGTGATAAAGTTTCCATCTTTATATAGCTCTATGTTATTATTGGGTCCTAATAAAACTGTCAGAAAGAGAAATAGGTTCTTTGTCTCTTCCAATATTCAGGTGCTTACTAACTATATTATGTATAAAGTTTCCATTTTTATATAACTTTATGCTTCTGTTGGGTCCTATTGTCCTAATAAAACTGTGAATAAGAGAAATTGGTTTGGGGGAAAGAATATGAATAAAGCAAGTATATGGTTGGCTTTAATTAGCTTGATTTTGGTGGTTTCAATCTGCACTTTGCAAGAATTTGTTCTCATTGATTCAGACGATCCATAATGATGCTGTTAACATAGGTGTCCCAATTTGTTCTCTTGTGAGTATATGTTGTGTACTTGTGTTTATTGAGGGAATTGACTGTCTCTTGACATGGTTCTCGTATTGGAATGAAAGAGGCTCGAATAGACAGGAATATATGCTGGATTcagtttccattttttttttttttttttgacaagtaGGTTTATTCGCATTATAGCACTAACAGGGAACTACAAAGTTATAAAAGTTAGATGGTAATTTCTTCTCTTCAACTATTAGAAAGTCTATAAACTCTATCATGATGTCCAAATCATAAACAGCTTTTCTGTTACACAAACGTATACTCTATAAGCACTTGAAGAATATCTACCTTCTAAACATCTGTAGTGGATTCATAATTTTATAACCCAACTAGTTTGGAATTGAGTTGGCTGGCTGATTGATTTTTCCAGGATTTTGATGAGCAAATACTAAGAATCAGACACATAAGTACCCATCAAAAAAAGAAATTCAGACATATGCAACAAAAATCTTGTTCTCGCTCCTGACGAGCAGTGTGAGTTTCTACAAAGGACATGCTTTCGCTGCTTCAGACAAATTAAACAACAGTGTTTACAAAGGGCATGAGTTTTGCTGCTTAAGACAAATTAAACAAACTGTTGGCGGTGTTGCTTGGCTTGCAACATTTAATTCTATGGACTCTGCTTGGAACCGTCAAGAATAGCGGGCAGATTTTCGGAGAAGCTAGAAAGAGAGTACCTTTCAGAAAGATTAAAGCATGCTTTGGATATTTTCAAGCTGATTATGTTGCACTTTCTATTCAAAAGCTTTCCAAATATACTCTCTTTCCAAATATATTCCTAATTCAATCTTTACTAGTCCCCGCACTATTAATTCCTAGTATTACTAATCTCTACACTACCAATCCTAGCATTATAATCCCCGAGTGTCATAGGACTTCATAAGATTTTGAGCGTTTTACTCTTTTTGATTCTTGAGCAACCAAAAGAATGTAAATAACCAATTCACTTTTTCGAATTTCCCAAACAAACATGCAGATGCATTTTCTCTATATGACCGAAAATGGCTATTCTGATGAGAAACTAAGAAGTAATATGTCCAAAAAGCTATTGATATCAAAGAAAGTGCTGCATTAATTATACCAAAAATAAACAATCAACTAACATCATCTCCACGACTCAATTGTGTGcaaaacaaaaaccaaaaaaaacaCCCTCTGATACTCGGGAACCCAACCCAAAGTCCCAAACTATACACAATTATCTTTCCCCTCTAGGCAAAAATAAAATTCTGGTCTGTGCAGATTGAGTGCAAGGTTAGGGAACCTGACATTATCTGCTCTATTCGGAGCTATTCCAGCTTTCGTTAACCTTCATCTGCAAGGATTTCATGATGCTACTGTATACGGTGCAACTACGGGAGTTCCATACCTCTTTTCAAGTTCAGTCCATGGGGGTTATGCTCATGGATTTCATCACTCAACAAATGTAGATGGGACAAAGTTCTTCATCAAGATGTTTCTCTTGATTGCTGGTTTCCTCTTAGTTGTTTCCTTAATTTTGTAGAATTCCTTCCCAAAAGTGGTAGAGATCAAATTAAGTTGTAGAATTGTTAATCATGTGAGTATATCTTAGAGTAGTGGACTTATATTTATGTCTAGCAAAGCAGCATGCACAGTTATCCTTCATTGTATTCAGAGTTAGGCTTAGGTATTTCCTTATTGCGCCATAGTTAGCTCCATACTTTTGTTCAATAAAATCTGGTGGAGTTTCACCGTCAACTTGTTCTTTAACTATGAGTTTGACTGATATCACTGCTTTTAAAGACAGATTGAGGCCACTGAACTAATAGGGACATAAAGAGTGGCCTTAGAAAAAGCAATACAGTGCAAAGTAGGAAATCAAAACATACTAAATGTAATACTACTCCGTAAGTATTGATGCACTAGTTTGACCACCCTGGTACAAGAAGTTCTCATTGGGATTGGAATTGCCATCTTCTCATCATGAGTAGGTTCAAAATATGGAGTTTTTAAAATAGTACAATGTAGTGTTGAAAAAGATTTTCTATTTGCAGTAAGTTTAATTGCATATGACACAACTTTCATATCCTTCTAACAGGGATTGAAATTGTCAATCTTCTTATTATAGCAGGTTCAGATGCACAAAGATTTTCTACTTGCGGTAAGTTTAATTGCATATGACACTACTTGCATTAGGTTTGAATATAACAAAACTTTCAGATACTTCTAACAGTTTATGAATGGGAATATATATCAACTCTCACTGTTGTTGCTGCCAATGTAAATCAACAATATAAGTCATTCGTCCATTCTATAATCTAAATGAGGTAATCAGTTTTCAACATATACATAGCAAGAACTGTCAATTGAATAAAAGAATTGTACAAAGGGATGAATAAAAACAATATCTAGCTATGAAATTAAGGGCAAGTTGTATAAGATTTGTGTATTCCTATGATGGCAAAACCGAAGACCGACAGATTGGACAATTTTGCTTCCCCCTCAGCAGCCATTGCTCTATGCAACTCGCGTGATACTCATGTCCGCAGTCAAGAGTACCAATTGTCTCATCATTCTCATAGTCACATAGGCATATGGCACATATTTCTTCTCTATCATCAGCACCTATAACAGTCCCTTCTGAATTAGAAACTTCAACCTTAGCACAATGACTTCTTGTTTTCAACATGATAATATTCTCCTCCTGGTCGACTACTTGTGTGTCATCATCCCGTAGATCAAGAAACGCTGTATAATCAAATGGCAGTTCATTGAGACTACTACCAAAGTTGCGGTCAAGATTTTGCATCGTCTCTATTAAGTGATGCACATCAGTTGTGACATAGGCATCATCAACCAATTCAATTGTTGGTTGATAGTAATAGGGATCCCACAAAGATGAATATGTATTTGGGAAAACAGAGTTATTATGTGGAGCCAAGTGATTACCAATACTGTTTCTTGAATTTCTGTAGTGATTTGGCAGAACTTGACGATGATTGTGGGCTTGTGAAGGGTGACGATTTTGTATATTTGTACGAAACAGAGAAGCGTCATCTGTGACAAAAACGTCATCAATATATTCACTTGTTGGCTGATAATAATACCCATTAATGTTGGTCGCTGCCCTGAAGTATGAGTCGTCACTATAATATGTATTAGGAGCAGCAAAAGCAGAAGTGTAATCATAGCCCATGTTTCTTGAAACGTAGTAATATGTCGGAGTACGATAGTAGCCAAGATGATTATGGGGTAGTTGCCAAGGGTGTCGATTTTGCAAATTCATactcatgattacaagaaacaGATGAACAAACAGTAAATTTTGGTTCTTTTCAGCAACACTCAAGAAACAAGATTGTCTATTCCAACACAGAAAAGAGTAAATTTAAGAATGGCGTTGAGGTTTTTCATATACAAGAAAACAAGCACCCAAAGAAAAGAGGAAGTAAGTAATCAGTAGTATGACCAagaatatatatagagagagattgCAAAAGAGCGGTAAGCAACTGGCATACCATAACGGTAACATTATAGGACACGGTTCCATGTTTTCCTCGGACTAGGATTAAAATTTCCTTATTGGAACACGCAATCTTTAGCCGCCATACTGCTACTACACAAACAGGTTTCCCCTCTTAATTTAACTGAATTTAACATATTCCTTTTTAGGTTCAGtctatgtgaacctatttcctttttagtctgtgtcaaaataaatgacctcttttctaatttagaaataaattcactttatgaaatgatttatagccacacaaatatttaagactcattttgaaccacaagtttcaaaagtttcaCTCTTTTCTTAAATATCATGTCCAGttaaatgagttcacataaattaaaatggagggagtagtaGTTAGATGGAATACAACTATTCAGATAAAAAAACAGTTTTTACTAGTATTATGTTTGCAAATTTATTTTTGAGTTCTTTTATCATAAAAATTTATAGTTTTTCAAGATTTTTACGTGACTCTTATTAAAAGTAACTAAAGAAAGAAAGTCCAAAATTACGCAAAAATTACCTCTTCGTACttaactccaaaaaaaaaatgaggaaataCTTTTAACCAAAATGGAAACTAAGTGTTCCATGATTCAATAATGCACCATCAAAAAATTATGGTGCGGTTATAAGTATACTTTTATCCTTAATAAGAGATATTGGGTTCGGATAATAAATATGAAGTTACTTTTGGTAGGAAACCTGTTAACCCTAAAATGTGATCTTATGATATAAATCCGAATTAATAAGGCCTCAAAGAGAGTACCAGACACTAATTAgtggaaaataaaaaaatgattCAATGATGCAAAACCTTATTTGAATGATCATTCGCCATGACTCCTTGGTATGAAGCATCATTTGTCTGCACTTAATGAAAGTTTAAATCTTAATCATATAGATTTCAGTCATTAATAAGTGTTTATGTTTTTAGGTTAGAATCGTAATCATTCAGATATTAATCATTAGCGTTTCTTTTATCATTATTTTTCAACGACTTAATAGGTTTGAATAGATCAAGATGAATAAGACCAAtaacaaagtcttaatatcataaaatgTTATCTATCCAAGGAATTTTGCAAAGACGCATTTCACCACTAATCCACCCACTTTGATCGCCAACCACTATCTCTCACCATTATCAACTATCATCATGATCGATTATTGGCAACCACCACTCACAATCACCCTCCTCAGCCATAACCACCAACTCCACTAACCACCATTTACAATCATCACCACCAATTACAATTACCATAACAATCATTAATTACTACGAGTAATTACCATCATCATCACCACTGTATATCAGCAACCACGCTATCAATCACCATCACTACTCACATTTACTATCATCCACCACAATTATTAACCACTACTGTCAGCCGTCATCATCACTAACTTAATTATAAATACCGCTACACTTTTAAGTGTGCTATATTTATAATTATAAAAGCAAACACTTTATAAATGTGCCTTATCTATTctcatatataaaaaaaatcagcTAAGACTAAAATTCCCTCCAAATCACTTTTAGTAAGTTTGCCTATGTGGGttcaattgtttgattttttttttgtagatcATCGAAGACtttaatctaaaaaaaaaaatagtaaaatagaaattagaaaggtttcaattgtttgatttttttaaaatctaatatataaaataagaaaaatatttttctttaacTTTCCGATATGTTTTGTAGTTTAATATTTTAGAGTCTTCCGAAAGTGtatgttat is drawn from Lycium barbarum isolate Lr01 chromosome 8, ASM1917538v2, whole genome shotgun sequence and contains these coding sequences:
- the LOC132608083 gene encoding probable E3 ubiquitin-protein ligase ZFP1; this translates as MGYDYTSAFAAPNTYYSDDSYFRAATNINGYYYQPTSEYIDDVFVTDDASLFRTNIQNRHPSQAHNHRQVLPNHYRNSRNSIGNHLAPHNNSVFPNTYSSLWDPYYYQPTIELVDDAYVTTDVHHLIETMQNLDRNFGSSLNELPFDYTAFLDLRDDDTQVVDQEENIIMLKTRSHCAKVEVSNSEGTVIGADDREEICAICLCDYENDETIGTLDCGHEYHASCIEQWLLRGKQNCPICRSSVLPS